A section of the Leptospira kobayashii genome encodes:
- a CDS encoding flagellar biosynthesis anti-sigma factor FlgM, which translates to MNVDKIGRVGGYGYEPKKTAATSKTESNGPVDTISISDAAKKLATEAKLQSEVKQIAKQIVSAPPEEDRTEKIKAVKDRLKNGDYDNLSNDMLDKISDQIASTFLGQL; encoded by the coding sequence ATGAACGTAGATAAAATAGGGAGAGTTGGTGGTTACGGTTATGAACCTAAAAAGACTGCTGCTACTTCCAAAACAGAATCTAACGGTCCGGTAGACACAATTTCGATCTCTGATGCGGCTAAAAAACTTGCAACGGAGGCAAAATTACAATCTGAAGTGAAACAAATCGCAAAACAGATCGTAAGTGCTCCTCCTGAAGAAGACCGCACGGAAAAAATCAAGGCAGTTAAAGATCGTTTAAAGAACGGAGATTATGATAATCTTTCCAACGACATGTTGGATAAAATTTCCGACCAAATTGCTTCTACATTTTTAGGACAACTGTAA
- a CDS encoding LIC_20245 family lipoprotein translates to MGIQKKILYSAFVALILFFVALLFTFRDDEAEKEKKDKKSKALSYLLGGGPKGKTNNPLGVRGEDAESIFDSDYYKAGGMKYEEESKVANNSGDGEIPINPQTGKPYPPEAMETFDELRELFPDNDLIPKRLTPELKAQQEQHGQKLAQATTAVFGGNPPASDVQFYYSHVKKQGNDRMEIINYLIESQGGEDAEMDKKFQEILTNIKFQNEQVDREMEAAYNKAGIPLP, encoded by the coding sequence ATGGGAATCCAAAAAAAAATACTCTATTCAGCTTTCGTAGCACTCATTCTGTTCTTTGTCGCTTTGCTTTTTACTTTCCGTGATGATGAAGCGGAAAAAGAGAAAAAAGACAAAAAATCCAAAGCTCTTTCTTATTTGTTGGGAGGCGGTCCCAAAGGAAAAACAAACAATCCGCTTGGGGTGAGGGGCGAAGATGCGGAATCCATCTTCGACTCGGATTATTACAAAGCCGGAGGGATGAAATACGAGGAAGAATCCAAAGTCGCAAACAATTCAGGCGACGGAGAGATCCCTATCAATCCACAAACCGGCAAACCGTATCCACCCGAGGCTATGGAGACATTTGACGAACTACGGGAACTTTTTCCGGACAACGATTTGATTCCCAAACGTTTGACTCCCGAACTCAAAGCGCAACAGGAACAACACGGGCAAAAATTGGCGCAGGCCACAACAGCAGTGTTTGGCGGCAATCCTCCCGCATCGGATGTTCAATTTTATTATTCTCATGTGAAAAAACAAGGGAACGATCGAATGGAGATCATCAATTATCTGATTGAGAGCCAAGGCGGGGAAGATGCCGAAATGGACAAAAAATTCCAGGAAATACTAACTAACATTAAATTTCAGAACGAACAAGTGGATCGGGAAATGGAAGCCGCCTATAACAAAGCGGGCATTCCTCTCCCTTAA
- a CDS encoding MBL fold metallo-hydrolase → MKIKFWGVRGSIGSPIRPTGVKQKIEKILSLASPTDIQNEQSIRKFLNSLSFSASSTYGGNTTCVEIRDKDDNLIIIDGGTGLRELGNSIMPSEFGKGGGHAHWILTHTHWDHIQGIPFFVPLFLPGNHFEFHSSFEDMEDRLKYQFVFSHFPVSFDHYAANKMFHYEEEGKEVQLGPHITAFSKAVRHPGGSFSYRFTENGKSIIFASDAEFNLDEMENIDTYIDYFRDAEILVFDTQYTFEESLQKIDWGHSSASIATDIALRAKVKKLIMFHHDPSYDDDKLDLVYLRALKYKEMFDPHGKLEIIMAHESLELEI, encoded by the coding sequence ATGAAAATCAAGTTTTGGGGAGTAAGGGGTTCAATTGGTTCACCGATTCGTCCTACCGGAGTTAAGCAAAAAATCGAAAAGATTTTGTCTTTAGCGAGCCCCACCGATATCCAAAACGAACAAAGTATCCGCAAGTTTTTAAATTCACTCAGTTTTTCCGCATCATCAACTTACGGTGGTAATACGACTTGTGTTGAAATCCGAGACAAGGACGATAACCTGATCATCATAGACGGAGGCACCGGACTTCGCGAGTTGGGAAATTCCATTATGCCGTCCGAATTCGGAAAAGGCGGAGGGCATGCTCACTGGATTCTTACGCATACGCATTGGGATCATATCCAAGGGATTCCTTTTTTTGTTCCTTTGTTTCTTCCCGGAAATCATTTTGAATTTCATTCTTCCTTTGAAGACATGGAAGATCGGTTAAAGTATCAATTCGTATTCAGCCATTTTCCTGTATCCTTCGATCATTATGCCGCAAACAAAATGTTTCATTATGAAGAAGAAGGAAAAGAAGTTCAATTAGGTCCTCATATCACTGCGTTCAGCAAGGCGGTCCGTCATCCGGGAGGGAGCTTTTCCTACCGGTTTACGGAAAACGGAAAGTCCATCATCTTCGCATCCGATGCGGAGTTTAACTTGGATGAAATGGAAAATATAGACACTTATATTGATTATTTCAGAGATGCGGAGATCCTTGTTTTCGATACTCAATATACATTTGAAGAGTCCTTGCAAAAGATCGATTGGGGTCATAGTTCCGCTTCCATCGCAACGGATATTGCACTTCGTGCCAAAGTAAAAAAACTAATCATGTTCCATCACGATCCTTCCTATGATGATGACAAATTGGATTTGGTTTATTTACGTGCATTGAAATACAAAGAGATGTTTGACCCCCATGGCAAACTAGAAATCATTATGGCTCATGAAAGTTTAGAATTGGAGATATAA
- the rsmI gene encoding 16S rRNA (cytidine(1402)-2'-O)-methyltransferase — MARNTEKGCLYVVATPIGNLGDVTARAIEVWNSVEAVYCESLSETRKLFSKLGVNAKVYPVYKDSSETPYAPLMQGMKEGKSYALVSDAGTPGVSDPGSHLVRIAREKGFSVVPVPGASALTALLSVSGFQVNPTLFLGFLSEKPGKKRKELEEAGKIEGLVVFYESVHKLPRLYPMLLELFPENEILVGRELTKTFEEIRYYANPKELLENPPVAKGEFVFLLNLRKKTLKGFSIISDT, encoded by the coding sequence TTGGCCCGTAATACCGAAAAAGGATGTCTTTACGTAGTGGCGACCCCCATTGGAAACCTGGGAGACGTCACCGCACGGGCGATTGAAGTTTGGAATTCCGTGGAAGCGGTTTATTGCGAATCTCTTTCCGAAACCAGAAAGCTTTTTTCCAAACTAGGTGTGAACGCAAAAGTCTACCCGGTTTATAAAGATTCCTCCGAAACACCTTACGCTCCATTGATGCAAGGTATGAAAGAAGGCAAATCCTACGCACTTGTATCGGATGCAGGAACACCGGGAGTTTCCGATCCAGGCTCCCATTTGGTACGGATCGCAAGGGAGAAAGGTTTTTCCGTTGTACCGGTTCCGGGTGCTTCCGCACTCACTGCCCTACTCTCCGTTTCCGGATTTCAGGTAAATCCTACTTTATTCTTAGGATTTTTATCGGAAAAGCCGGGCAAAAAGAGAAAGGAGCTGGAAGAAGCCGGAAAAATAGAAGGATTGGTCGTTTTTTACGAATCCGTCCACAAATTACCCCGCCTTTATCCTATGCTTTTGGAACTTTTTCCCGAAAATGAAATTCTGGTAGGAAGAGAATTGACAAAGACATTCGAGGAAATACGTTATTATGCCAATCCAAAGGAACTTTTGGAAAATCCTCCTGTTGCGAAGGGTGAGTTCGTATTTCTCCTGAATTTACGAAAAAAAACGCTTAAGGGATTTTCCATAATCTCCGATACTTGA
- the glpK gene encoding glycerol kinase GlpK, whose amino-acid sequence MAKKEYIIGIDAGTTGIRTFCFNDKGKVIASAYQEFKQHYPKPGWVEHDPEEIWAKTQKLIGDVIKSADLNPKDAIAIGITNQRETSVVWDRKTGKPIYNAIVWQCRRTSDICNNLKKQSLESNFRNKTGLVLDAYFSGTKIQWILDNVKGARAKAERGDLQFGTIDTWLLYKLTNHKEHKTDHTNASRTLLFNIQTKEWDEELCEILRVPSAILPQAFNSKNLFGHTSGVKSLPDGIPISSLVGDQQGALFGQLCTEPGEAKNTYGTGCFFLFNVGDEFRISNQGLITTLALGPEGKTVYCLEGSVFIGGAVVQFLRDNLEFFEYSKDSEKLVKALKTKDEIVFVPAFAGLGAPHWDQEARGAIFGLSRDTTPAQITRAALKAIALQSYELAHAMERETGKPLKFLRVDGGATANQWLMQFQADILGTRVIRPQNVDTTVLGAAYLAGLERGFFKNVAALKKLETKNTQFEPKMKESERKEEITRWNDAIRRVKTVQ is encoded by the coding sequence GTGGCAAAAAAAGAATATATCATCGGAATTGATGCAGGCACTACCGGGATTCGTACATTCTGTTTTAATGATAAAGGAAAAGTGATCGCTTCCGCTTACCAAGAATTCAAACAACATTATCCTAAACCGGGTTGGGTGGAACATGACCCGGAAGAAATCTGGGCCAAAACACAAAAACTCATCGGAGATGTGATCAAATCGGCGGATTTGAATCCGAAAGATGCGATTGCCATCGGAATCACGAACCAAAGAGAAACTTCCGTTGTTTGGGATCGCAAAACGGGAAAGCCTATTTATAATGCGATCGTTTGGCAATGCCGACGAACATCTGATATATGCAATAATTTGAAAAAACAAAGTCTTGAGTCCAATTTCAGGAACAAGACGGGCCTCGTTCTTGACGCTTATTTTTCCGGAACCAAAATTCAATGGATTTTGGACAATGTGAAGGGAGCTCGCGCGAAAGCGGAAAGAGGGGACTTACAATTCGGAACGATCGACACTTGGTTGTTGTACAAACTCACCAACCACAAAGAACATAAAACGGATCATACAAACGCATCCCGTACTTTATTATTCAATATTCAAACCAAGGAATGGGATGAAGAACTATGTGAAATTTTACGGGTTCCCAGTGCGATTCTCCCCCAAGCATTCAATTCCAAAAATCTTTTCGGTCATACATCAGGTGTAAAATCCCTGCCGGACGGTATCCCTATTTCTTCGTTAGTCGGTGACCAACAGGGAGCTCTCTTCGGTCAACTCTGTACGGAACCGGGAGAAGCAAAGAATACATACGGAACCGGTTGCTTTTTTCTATTCAATGTGGGGGACGAATTTAGAATCTCTAACCAAGGTTTGATTACCACTTTGGCATTAGGCCCGGAAGGCAAAACAGTTTATTGTTTGGAAGGTTCTGTATTTATCGGAGGAGCAGTGGTTCAGTTTCTACGGGACAATTTGGAATTTTTCGAATACTCCAAGGATTCCGAAAAACTGGTCAAAGCATTGAAAACAAAGGATGAAATCGTATTTGTTCCTGCATTCGCAGGACTTGGTGCGCCTCACTGGGATCAGGAAGCGAGAGGCGCCATCTTCGGATTGTCCAGAGATACGACTCCTGCACAAATCACTCGTGCCGCATTGAAAGCGATCGCACTTCAGTCTTATGAACTCGCGCATGCCATGGAAAGGGAAACTGGCAAACCTCTTAAATTTTTAAGAGTGGATGGAGGAGCTACAGCCAATCAGTGGTTGATGCAGTTTCAAGCGGATATTTTAGGCACTCGTGTGATTCGCCCGCAAAACGTAGATACTACGGTGCTTGGTGCCGCCTACTTAGCGGGCTTGGAACGAGGGTTCTTTAAAAACGTAGCCGCTTTGAAAAAACTGGAAACTAAAAATACTCAATTCGAGCCTAAGATGAAAGAGTCGGAGAGAAAAGAGGAAATCACCCGTTGGAATGATGCGATTCGCAGGGTTAAAACCGTTCAATAA
- a CDS encoding flagellar motor switch protein FliG has protein sequence MIHKEGKNYHFFFATPNSVARIQSTRVPFYDFPKSKITELPSLHSEPILIPKFLYSVDWNRVHFPTHAIYTPSYLNPKPETGETQIGGSTGARKILLTKIKRTKYGQSKYLSLRDIVNPNYSEEEVNAKIEELYFDRTNKNFLFRLVRILYSGKPEEEYKIVSNLFTHEPEFAKFLSSSMFTAEIIPLIHGPFLQSFISSFEERIIKFELPKLSKPVKDVLQKSVSKNKFQMILDSPAMEPKEGEGFVEKMETEVYRRFSRNIYFEEGNIFTYRIPSGEDETENQISLDLEDSQKFKLWKSNPYVEFLGCTKTKLFFKTKEWIDCLRFDWSLSRKDLEVYEFHRLPPELVLEIPFFPTGLAVIGGGITKERKDFEFTLQWFDY, from the coding sequence TTGATCCACAAAGAAGGAAAAAACTACCATTTCTTTTTTGCTACACCGAACTCAGTAGCAAGAATTCAATCCACACGAGTTCCTTTTTACGATTTTCCAAAATCAAAGATAACGGAACTTCCCTCTCTCCATAGCGAACCGATTCTCATTCCTAAATTTTTGTATTCAGTCGACTGGAACCGAGTCCATTTCCCAACTCATGCAATTTACACTCCGAGTTATCTGAACCCGAAACCGGAAACAGGCGAAACCCAAATCGGGGGAAGCACCGGTGCAAGAAAAATCCTTCTAACAAAGATAAAGCGAACAAAATACGGGCAATCCAAATATCTTTCCCTAAGAGATATAGTGAATCCGAATTATTCGGAAGAAGAAGTAAACGCCAAAATAGAAGAACTCTATTTCGATCGGACAAATAAAAATTTTTTATTCCGACTGGTTCGAATTCTTTATTCAGGAAAACCGGAAGAAGAATATAAAATCGTTTCCAACTTATTCACTCATGAACCGGAGTTTGCAAAATTTCTAAGTAGCAGTATGTTCACGGCAGAAATCATTCCGCTCATACACGGACCGTTTCTGCAAAGTTTCATCTCTTCCTTTGAAGAAAGGATTATCAAATTCGAATTACCCAAACTTTCCAAACCGGTAAAAGATGTACTGCAAAAGTCGGTTTCCAAAAACAAATTTCAAATGATTTTAGACTCTCCTGCCATGGAACCAAAGGAAGGAGAAGGTTTTGTAGAAAAAATGGAAACCGAAGTCTACAGAAGGTTTTCCAGAAATATTTATTTTGAAGAAGGGAATATCTTTACTTACCGGATTCCTTCCGGAGAAGACGAAACGGAAAATCAAATCTCTTTGGATTTGGAAGACTCGCAAAAATTCAAATTATGGAAATCAAATCCTTATGTGGAATTTCTGGGATGCACAAAAACCAAACTGTTTTTCAAGACAAAGGAATGGATCGATTGTTTAAGATTTGATTGGTCTTTATCCAGGAAAGATTTGGAAGTCTATGAGTTTCACAGACTTCCACCCGAACTCGTCCTCGAGATTCCTTTTTTTCCCACGGGCCTAGCGGTAATCGGAGGCGGAATCACAAAGGAAAGAAAGGATTTCGAGTTCACCTTACAATGGTTTGATTATTGA
- a CDS encoding LIC11073 family putative lipoprotein, which translates to MRRTLSYPLYLISFSFLSFFSCGTNTDTPVAPFIFLVPPGVPQILAVVAVNSNITDNFELDAQNFNANPRPEFLVRYYVTNREPQFQGYNLYITTATPAIIQTISGEWLEDGVQPSFPHLPFQNSTDSKNIITKRIRYQVPPPGVYPFQKCQIYNFTLRSFLANGLISNPSASVSNCSGGYEMVAQGLGVSPLSLCPANTGCNTNTACAISGCGTPSACPLGSACNPCLVAGKETLGCPCPSGSKPPGCQFIGP; encoded by the coding sequence ATGCGCCGCACCCTCTCATATCCATTATATCTAATCAGCTTTTCCTTTCTTTCCTTTTTTAGCTGTGGAACCAATACGGATACTCCGGTTGCTCCTTTTATTTTTTTAGTACCTCCGGGCGTTCCCCAAATTCTGGCAGTAGTCGCTGTAAATAGCAATATCACCGACAATTTTGAATTGGATGCCCAGAACTTTAATGCCAATCCCCGCCCGGAATTTTTAGTTCGTTATTATGTAACCAATAGAGAACCTCAATTCCAAGGTTATAATCTCTATATTACGACTGCTACACCCGCCATCATTCAAACGATTTCCGGGGAGTGGTTGGAGGATGGGGTACAACCCAGTTTTCCTCATTTGCCGTTTCAAAACTCTACGGATTCCAAAAATATAATTACCAAAAGAATCCGTTACCAGGTTCCTCCCCCAGGAGTGTATCCGTTTCAAAAATGCCAGATTTATAATTTCACCCTTCGTTCCTTCCTTGCCAATGGCTTGATTTCCAACCCTTCTGCGAGTGTCTCCAACTGTTCCGGTGGTTATGAAATGGTAGCCCAAGGGTTGGGAGTTTCCCCTCTCTCACTTTGTCCGGCCAATACCGGTTGCAATACAAACACTGCTTGTGCCATTTCCGGCTGCGGAACCCCAAGTGCCTGCCCTCTGGGAAGTGCCTGCAATCCCTGTTTGGTTGCGGGAAAAGAAACATTGGGTTGCCCCTGTCCTTCCGGTTCCAAACCCCCAGGGTGTCAGTTCATTGGCCCGTAA
- a CDS encoding iron-containing alcohol dehydrogenase has protein sequence MPVLPEWINFQFPPKIHFEIDCGYKLGSFVKNIGTRVVLIATQKELENAEELSIIKTSLEKHSEGVIIFDDIVDKVHFKDLDSTAHFLRISNADCVVAYGSFESINAGKAAALLATNDLFAEELLVGKKQLKKRGLPVIVVPTKPLLGNECSPFFSVVDDKDKNRKYFAHEWAFPELVVSDPKIGAGMSSTETAKTGIAILSAAVDSILSKYANEITSSTALRAIELISKNIVPAIREPRNLGPKNSIYAASLLAGIAQSTSSLGLCYALSLAVTTVTNLDIFQAMSILLPHVMEYNLTSSAGKYVMIARALDEDVSNISVIEAAIKAVEGIRKIYLELRIPQRLSEYEVKKIDLPGIATLAATYPFLDCLPRELPKNEIETILVAAF, from the coding sequence ATGCCAGTCCTCCCGGAATGGATCAACTTCCAATTTCCCCCGAAAATTCACTTCGAAATCGACTGCGGTTATAAACTAGGTTCCTTTGTTAAAAACATAGGCACCAGAGTTGTGCTGATAGCAACTCAGAAAGAACTCGAAAACGCGGAAGAATTATCCATCATCAAAACCAGTTTGGAAAAACACTCGGAAGGAGTGATCATCTTCGATGATATCGTCGATAAAGTTCATTTCAAAGATCTGGACTCCACTGCCCATTTCCTCCGCATATCAAATGCAGATTGTGTCGTAGCTTACGGCTCTTTCGAGTCGATTAATGCCGGTAAAGCGGCTGCACTTCTTGCTACAAACGATCTATTCGCAGAAGAGCTATTAGTTGGCAAAAAACAATTAAAAAAAAGGGGCCTTCCCGTCATCGTCGTTCCCACCAAACCGCTCCTGGGAAACGAATGTTCTCCTTTCTTTTCGGTTGTGGATGATAAGGACAAGAATAGAAAGTACTTCGCGCACGAATGGGCTTTCCCCGAACTAGTCGTATCCGATCCGAAAATCGGTGCCGGTATGTCCTCTACGGAAACTGCGAAAACGGGGATCGCCATCCTATCCGCAGCAGTAGACAGTATTCTTTCCAAATACGCAAACGAAATCACTTCTTCCACTGCACTGCGTGCCATCGAATTGATTTCCAAAAACATTGTGCCCGCCATCCGGGAACCTCGTAACCTGGGTCCCAAAAACTCGATTTATGCGGCAAGTTTACTTGCAGGAATCGCACAATCCACAAGTTCCCTCGGACTCTGTTATGCGTTATCACTCGCAGTAACAACTGTTACTAATCTTGATATATTTCAAGCCATGTCGATCCTACTTCCCCATGTGATGGAATACAACCTCACCTCCTCCGCAGGTAAATACGTAATGATCGCGAGAGCTTTGGACGAAGATGTTTCCAATATTTCGGTCATCGAGGCTGCGATCAAAGCGGTAGAGGGAATCAGAAAGATTTATCTGGAACTCAGAATCCCACAAAGATTATCCGAGTATGAAGTGAAAAAAATCGATCTTCCCGGAATTGCAACTCTTGCTGCGACTTATCCGTTTCTAGATTGCCTTCCCAGAGAATTACCGAAAAATGAGATAGAGACGATACTAGTCGCCGCTTTCTAA